In one Corynebacterium bovis DSM 20582 = CIP 54.80 genomic region, the following are encoded:
- a CDS encoding polyadenylate-specific 3'-exoribonuclease AS: MRYFYDTEFIEDGRTVDLVSIGVVCEDGREFYAVSTEFDARRAGPWVRRHVLPHLPPRSDPAWMTRRRIREELFRFLLPDHREGEWLAQHDRPELWAWIGAYDHLALVQLWGDMTTLPRELPRFTHELKQLWEDVGRPTLPEQSGAVHDALEDARFNLVRYRLCAARRSR; this comes from the coding sequence GTGCGGTACTTCTACGACACCGAATTCATCGAGGACGGACGGACCGTCGACCTCGTGTCCATCGGCGTGGTCTGCGAGGACGGCCGGGAGTTCTACGCGGTGTCCACGGAGTTCGACGCGCGGCGGGCGGGACCGTGGGTGCGTCGCCACGTGCTGCCGCACCTGCCTCCCCGGTCGGACCCGGCGTGGATGACGCGCCGGCGGATCCGGGAGGAGCTGTTCCGGTTCCTCCTGCCCGACCACCGGGAGGGCGAGTGGCTCGCGCAGCACGACCGCCCGGAGCTGTGGGCGTGGATCGGGGCCTACGACCACCTGGCGCTCGTCCAGCTGTGGGGGGACATGACGACGCTGCCCCGGGAGCTCCCCCGCTTCACGCACGAGCTCAAGCAGCTGTGGGAGGACGTCGGGCGGCCGACGTTGCCGGAGCAGTCCGGGGCCGTCCACGACGCGCTCGAGGACGCGCGGTTCAACCTCGTCCGGTACCGGTTGTGCGCCGCCCGCCGGTCCCGCTGA
- a CDS encoding class II 3-deoxy-7-phosphoheptulonate synthase — protein MSWTIDAPLDELPDLPPLPDGIREQLDDAFARDAKQQPTWDTAHADRVRKILESVPPIVVAPEVRRLKAQLAEVALGRAFLLQGGDCAETFEANTEPHIRGNIKTLLQMAVVLTYGASTPVVKMGRIAGQYSKPRSADRDANGLLNYRGDLVNGIEATPEAREHDPSRMVRAYANSSAAMNLVRALTSSGTADLHKLHEWNREFVANSPAGARYEALAQEISRGLEFMSACGVDDTTLQSADIYCSHEALVRDYERSMLRLAEDEHGETALYNLSAHQVWIGERTRGVEDFHIAFAALIANPVGVKIGPTTTPEEAVEYVHRLDPHNEPGRLTLISRMGYDTIREALPPIVEAVEATGHKVIWQCDPMHGNTYTSSNGYKTRDFDRIIDEVQGFFEVHRALGSHPGGVHIELTGEDVTEVVGGAQDITDLDLPDRYATVVDPRLNTQQALELAFLVAEMLRN, from the coding sequence ATGTCTTGGACAATTGACGCCCCGCTCGATGAACTCCCCGACCTGCCCCCGTTGCCGGATGGTATCCGGGAGCAGCTCGACGACGCCTTCGCCCGGGACGCGAAACAACAGCCGACCTGGGACACCGCCCACGCCGACCGGGTGCGCAAGATCCTCGAGTCCGTCCCGCCGATCGTCGTCGCCCCCGAGGTCCGGCGTCTCAAGGCCCAGCTCGCCGAGGTCGCCCTCGGCCGCGCGTTCCTGCTCCAGGGCGGCGACTGCGCGGAGACCTTCGAGGCCAACACCGAGCCGCACATCCGCGGCAACATCAAGACGCTCCTGCAGATGGCCGTCGTCCTCACCTACGGGGCCTCGACCCCGGTCGTGAAGATGGGCCGGATCGCGGGACAGTACTCGAAGCCCCGGTCGGCGGACCGGGACGCCAACGGCCTGCTCAACTACCGGGGCGACCTCGTCAACGGCATCGAGGCCACCCCGGAGGCGCGGGAGCACGACCCGTCGCGCATGGTGCGCGCGTACGCGAACTCGTCCGCCGCGATGAACCTCGTCCGGGCGCTGACGTCCTCGGGGACCGCGGACCTCCACAAGCTCCACGAGTGGAACCGTGAGTTCGTCGCGAACTCCCCGGCGGGAGCGCGGTACGAGGCCCTCGCCCAGGAGATCTCCCGGGGCCTGGAGTTCATGAGCGCCTGCGGGGTCGACGACACGACGCTCCAGTCGGCGGACATCTACTGCTCCCACGAGGCGCTCGTCCGCGACTACGAGCGGTCGATGCTGCGCCTGGCCGAGGACGAGCACGGCGAGACCGCGCTCTACAACCTCTCGGCGCACCAGGTCTGGATCGGGGAGCGCACGCGTGGCGTCGAGGACTTCCACATCGCGTTCGCCGCGCTCATCGCGAACCCGGTCGGCGTGAAGATCGGGCCGACGACCACGCCCGAGGAGGCCGTCGAGTACGTCCACCGGCTCGACCCGCACAACGAGCCCGGGCGGCTCACCCTCATCTCCCGGATGGGCTACGACACGATCCGGGAGGCCCTGCCCCCGATCGTCGAGGCCGTCGAGGCGACCGGCCACAAGGTCATCTGGCAGTGCGACCCGATGCACGGCAACACGTACACGTCGTCCAACGGGTACAAGACCCGTGACTTCGACCGGATCATCGACGAGGTCCAGGGCTTCTTCGAGGTCCACCGGGCCCTGGGCTCCCACCCGGGCGGGGTGCACATCGAGCTCACCGGTGAGGACGTCACCGAGGTCGTCGGCGGCGCCCAGGACATCACCGACCTCGACCTGCCGGACCGGTACGCGACGGTCGTCGACCCGCGGCTGAACACCCAGCAGGCGCTGGAGCTGGCGTTCCTCGTCGCGGAGATGCTGCGGAACTGA